The Fluviispira sanaruensis sequence TTCAAGGGATTTGCTGAAACCAGCAGATACACCTTGAACCATGTTGGAAAGAAGGGTTCTGTAAAGACCCCAGTATGCAGCACTGTTTTCACCAGTGCTTGCAGAAACAACAACTTCGCTACCTTGTTGAGCGACAGAAACACGACCAAGGGTATCACGCTTCATGATCCCTTTTGGTCCATTCACTTCGAGAATAGTGCCGTTTAGTTTTACGGTTACTCCCGAAGGAATTTTAATTGGCTGCTTACCAACTCTTGACATAGAAGCCTCCTAAAAGTCCTCGAAAGTTACCAAATATACGCTAAAACTTCGCCGCCTACGCGTTCTTGACGAGCCGTTTTGCTTGTAAGAACACCTTTAGGAGTCGTAAGAATTGCGAAACCAAGACCACCACGAATTCTAGGAAGATCAGATACACCTTTGTACACACGGCAACCAGGCTTAGAAACGCGAGTCATTCCACGGATTGCTGGTAAACCAGCTTCTGTGTATTTCATAGCGATCTTAATTTTGCCTTGACCGTTATCCTTGATGAGACGGTACCCACGAATGAGTCCTTCTGCTTCCAAGATTTTTGTAATTTCAATTTTTATTGTGCTTGCAGGAACAGTTGTATACTTAAGTCCTGCATTTGTAGCATTACGGATACGTGTTAACATATCAGCAATTGGATCAGTAACGTACATTTTTATTCACCTCACCAACTAGCCTTGACCATTCCAGGAATTTGACCGGAAAGGGCGTTTTTACGTAAGCAAATACGACATAAACCAAAATCTCTGTAATATGCGCGAGGACGACCGCATTGATTGCAGCGGTTGTGCTGACGCGTAGAAAATTTGGCTTTTTTATTTGCCTTATTAATCATAGCTAAACGAGCCACAGCTTCCCCTTTTACTTTCTAAACGGCATATCAAGGAGAGTAAGAAGTTCACGCGCTTCTTCATCTGTTTTCGCAGATGTCACAATTGTGATACTCAAACCACGAGTTTTATCTACTTTATCCGCTTCGATTTCTGGAAAGATAATCTGTTCGCGGATGCCAAGAGAATAATTACCACGACCATCAAAACTATTTGACGAAACACCACGGAAGTCACGTACGCGAGGTAGCGCTACCGAAACGAGCTTGTCATAGAATTCAAACATGCGCTCTTTGCGAAGAGTAACAGAAGCGCCAATTGGCATTCCTGCGCGAAGTTTAAATGTCGCAATAGATTTTTTAGCACGAGTAATTACAGACTTTTGGCCAGTAATTAATTCAAGCTCAGCAGCAGCTGCTTCAAGAGCTTTAATATTCTGAGTAGCTTCGCCTTGGCAGGTATTGACAACGATTTTTACGATCTTAGGAAGCTCCATAACATTCTTTTCGGAATGACGCTTTTTAAGTTCTGGTAAAACTTTGTCGTTGAACTTTGCCATGAATCTTGGTTTTACACCTTTTGAGTGCTCACCGCGAACCACTACTGCGCCGTAATCAGCGCCTTTTTTGCCAGTAGGTTTTTTACCTGCCTGATTTTTTTCGCTTGCCATGGATTATAGAACCTCCGGAGCCAAGCTGATAATCTTGCCACAATTACGTTGTCTTAATTCACGAGCGATTGGTCCGAAAATACGGGTACCAACGGGCTCCTTTTCATTTTTGACAATTTTTACAAGAACAGCAGCATTTTCATCAAAACGAATTCGAGACCCATCAGCTCTCGAAACTTCTTTCTTACAACGAACCACAATTGCCTTGTGTACTTCGCCTTTCTTAACACGCCCACCAGGCACAGCATCCCGTACGGAGACTACAATCAAATCGCCAACACGTGCATAACGGCGGAAAGAACCACCCATAACACGAATGACATTGAGAGTACGCGCCCCGCTATTATCGGCTGCTACCAGGATAGATTCTGGCTGAATCACGATACACCCCATTAAATGAGAAAGAAAATAGAAACTATCTTACAATGTTGCTATCTTAGCGACTAACAACAGAAACAATTTTCCAAGATTTACTCTTAGAAACACGACTGCATGGCAAAATATCAACATCTTTGCCAACAACTACATCTGCAATTCCGGATGTATCTGCAAAAACAGATGTGTGTAAGTGAAGGCGTTTGCCGTATGTTCCGTTAGGAACAACACGTGGAACTTCCACTTTTACTGTCTTTGTGTCTTTTGAAACCGCAACAACACGACCTCTGATAGGATTTTTTGTGATTTTTGCATTTTCCATGATATTACCCCAATTATTTAGC is a genomic window containing:
- a CDS encoding type Z 30S ribosomal protein S14; this encodes MARLAMINKANKKAKFSTRQHNRCNQCGRPRAYYRDFGLCRICLRKNALSGQIPGMVKASW
- the rpsH gene encoding 30S ribosomal protein S8 gives rise to the protein MYVTDPIADMLTRIRNATNAGLKYTTVPASTIKIEITKILEAEGLIRGYRLIKDNGQGKIKIAMKYTEAGLPAIRGMTRVSKPGCRVYKGVSDLPRIRGGLGFAILTTPKGVLTSKTARQERVGGEVLAYIW
- the rplN gene encoding 50S ribosomal protein L14, giving the protein MIQPESILVAADNSGARTLNVIRVMGGSFRRYARVGDLIVVSVRDAVPGGRVKKGEVHKAIVVRCKKEVSRADGSRIRFDENAAVLVKIVKNEKEPVGTRIFGPIARELRQRNCGKIISLAPEVL
- the rpsQ gene encoding 30S ribosomal protein S17, whose product is MENAKITKNPIRGRVVAVSKDTKTVKVEVPRVVPNGTYGKRLHLHTSVFADTSGIADVVVGKDVDILPCSRVSKSKSWKIVSVVSR
- the rplE gene encoding 50S ribosomal protein L5, translated to MAKFNDKVLPELKKRHSEKNVMELPKIVKIVVNTCQGEATQNIKALEAAAAELELITGQKSVITRAKKSIATFKLRAGMPIGASVTLRKERMFEFYDKLVSVALPRVRDFRGVSSNSFDGRGNYSLGIREQIIFPEIEADKVDKTRGLSITIVTSAKTDEEARELLTLLDMPFRK